The Salvelinus sp. IW2-2015 linkage group LG15, ASM291031v2, whole genome shotgun sequence genome includes a region encoding these proteins:
- the LOC111974109 gene encoding zinc finger protein 367 isoform X2 has translation MLSVLNKSVFISAMAENKHPQVIFCNDSPKRVLVSVIKTTPIKPRKCASLMPTSPGFSDFMGYPCGWGENAHNVSLSPGSVNGAASPTGTNTASEADLAASDQFKDGIRRGRPRADTVRELINEGESSSSRIRCNICNRVFPREKSLQAHKRTHTGERPYLCDYPDCSKAFVQSGQLKTHQRLHTGEKPFVCSKKGTGRPVSSVPLCPPRGNPRARVGWRTRSSRTPGSFSNQMRKKRRIQWRKRRATGAGLLGGVSKSNGSVFMVPWRSLSWLITCLPKSPPTSQS, from the exons ATGTTATCAGTTTTGAACAAATCGGTCTTCATCTCAGCGATGGCCGAGAACAAGCACCCTCAAGTAATTTTTTGCAACGACTCCCCAAAGAGGGTTCTGGTGTCTGTGATCAAGACCACCCCGATCAAGCCCAGGAAGTGCGCGTCCCTGATGCCGACCAGCCCTGGATTCAGCGACTTCATGGGATACCCGTGTGGGTGGGGGGAGAACGCCCATAATGTGAGTCTGAGCCCTGGCTCGGTGAACGGGGCTGCCTCACCTACCGGGACCAACACCGCCAGCGAGGCTGACCTGGCTGCCTCTGACCAGTTTAAG GACGGTATTCGGCGTGGCCGCCCGCGTGCTGACACTGTCCGTGAGTTGATCAACGAGGGGGAGAGCTCCTCCAGTCGCATCCGCTGCAACATCTGCAATCGTGTGTTCCCCAGAGAGAAGTCCCTACAGGCCcataagagaacacacacag GGGAGAGGCCATACCTGTGTGACTACCCTGACTGTAGCAAGGCTTTTGTCCAGAGTGGCCAGCTAAAGACCCACCAGCGTctgcacactggagagaagcccttTGTCTGCTCTAAGAAAG GTACTGGCAGACCCGTGAGCAGCGTGCCCCTGTGCCCACCAAGGGGAAACCCCAGGGCACGGGTGGGGTGGAGGACCAGGAGCAGCAGGACCCCCGGGAGTTTCTCCAATcagatgaggaagaagaggaggatccaatggaggaagagaagggcaACGGGGGCGGGGCTGCTAGGCGGCGTCTCCAAGAGCAACGGGAGCGTCTTCATGGTGCCCTGGCGCTCATTGAGCTGGCTAATAACCTGTCTGCCTAAATCCCCGCCCACATCCCAGTCCTGA
- the LOC111974109 gene encoding zinc finger protein 367 isoform X1 → MLSVLNKSVFISAMAENKHPQVIFCNDSPKRVLVSVIKTTPIKPRKCASLMPTSPGFSDFMGYPCGWGENAHNVSLSPGSVNGAASPTGTNTASEADLAASDQFKDGIRRGRPRADTVRELINEGESSSSRIRCNICNRVFPREKSLQAHKRTHTGERPYLCDYPDCSKAFVQSGQLKTHQRLHTGEKPFVCSKKACGSRFTHANRHCPKHPYARLKREDPKKGPGKAQSVDNKAVAEWLAKYWQTREQRAPVPTKGKPQGTGGVEDQEQQDPREFLQSDEEEEEDPMEEEKGNGGGAARRRLQEQRERLHGALALIELANNLSA, encoded by the exons ATGTTATCAGTTTTGAACAAATCGGTCTTCATCTCAGCGATGGCCGAGAACAAGCACCCTCAAGTAATTTTTTGCAACGACTCCCCAAAGAGGGTTCTGGTGTCTGTGATCAAGACCACCCCGATCAAGCCCAGGAAGTGCGCGTCCCTGATGCCGACCAGCCCTGGATTCAGCGACTTCATGGGATACCCGTGTGGGTGGGGGGAGAACGCCCATAATGTGAGTCTGAGCCCTGGCTCGGTGAACGGGGCTGCCTCACCTACCGGGACCAACACCGCCAGCGAGGCTGACCTGGCTGCCTCTGACCAGTTTAAG GACGGTATTCGGCGTGGCCGCCCGCGTGCTGACACTGTCCGTGAGTTGATCAACGAGGGGGAGAGCTCCTCCAGTCGCATCCGCTGCAACATCTGCAATCGTGTGTTCCCCAGAGAGAAGTCCCTACAGGCCcataagagaacacacacag GGGAGAGGCCATACCTGTGTGACTACCCTGACTGTAGCAAGGCTTTTGTCCAGAGTGGCCAGCTAAAGACCCACCAGCGTctgcacactggagagaagcccttTGTCTGCTCTAAGAAAG CCTGTGGCAGTCGCTTTACCCACGCTAACCGGCACTGCCCAAAGCACCCGTATGCCCGTTTGAAGAGAGAGGACCCCAAAAAGGGACCAGGCAAGGCCCAGTCTGTGGACAATAAGGCTGTGGCAGAGTGGCTGGCAAA GTACTGGCAGACCCGTGAGCAGCGTGCCCCTGTGCCCACCAAGGGGAAACCCCAGGGCACGGGTGGGGTGGAGGACCAGGAGCAGCAGGACCCCCGGGAGTTTCTCCAATcagatgaggaagaagaggaggatccaatggaggaagagaagggcaACGGGGGCGGGGCTGCTAGGCGGCGTCTCCAAGAGCAACGGGAGCGTCTTCATGGTGCCCTGGCGCTCATTGAGCTGGCTAATAACCTGTCTGCCTAA